One Peribacillus simplex NBRC 15720 = DSM 1321 genomic region harbors:
- a CDS encoding DUF3311 domain-containing protein encodes MKKIYWLGIIPFLGFIVGALFTNKVTPYVLGMPFFHFWIVLWSVLTTGIMGIIYLLDPANQKGDSR; translated from the coding sequence TTGAAAAAAATATATTGGCTCGGAATTATCCCGTTTCTTGGCTTTATTGTGGGAGCTTTGTTTACAAATAAAGTAACTCCCTATGTTCTGGGTATGCCATTTTTTCATTTTTGGATTGTACTTTGGTCTGTGCTAACCACAGGTATAATGGGGATTATTTATCTACTGGATCCTGCTAATCAGAAGGGAGATTCAAGATGA
- a CDS encoding sodium:solute symporter family protein translates to MNIAVFFILFFFVISVLIGIQAKKGKEMNLEQWSVGGRGMGALLIFLLSAGEMYTTFTFLGASGSAYGEGGSIFSIVTYGCLATVISYWTFPAIWRYAKKHQLVSQSDFFVKKYQSPYLGVLVAVIGVIACTCYLVLQLKGLGYIVSATSYGVISSTAAIWVGAFGVTIFVMVSGIHGSARTAILKDILILGIVVFLGVYFPLHYYGGIQPMYEAIEQAKPNYTILPDQGMSVSWYISTVVLSSIGFYMWPHGFSPIYAASSEKALRKNAILMPMYQLILLFAFFVGFAAILQTPGLKGGEADLILLQLSKQDFDPWFVGLIGGTGVLAALVPSSMLLMSISTLLAKNVYSVFTPSATENQIAKLVKYLVPLISLVGIYLTFKGGNTLFSLALIAYNFITQLAPAFFASLMRKNFVTKHGAFAGIITGGVLVSIMELGNIKIGQLFPYLPQAIKDLNVGIIALLVNIVVLVVVSLMTKNINYNHQGTDNLETTTVGHKVSIQKESNS, encoded by the coding sequence ATGAATATTGCCGTTTTTTTTATCCTGTTTTTTTTCGTCATTTCTGTTTTGATTGGTATCCAGGCTAAAAAAGGGAAAGAAATGAACTTAGAACAATGGTCAGTTGGAGGTCGCGGAATGGGAGCCCTATTGATTTTCCTCTTATCCGCAGGTGAAATGTATACTACCTTTACCTTTTTAGGTGCAAGTGGTTCGGCTTATGGGGAAGGTGGTTCCATCTTTAGTATCGTGACATATGGCTGTCTGGCTACAGTCATCTCCTATTGGACATTTCCGGCAATCTGGAGGTATGCAAAGAAACACCAATTAGTTTCCCAATCTGATTTTTTTGTGAAAAAATATCAAAGTCCATATCTTGGTGTGCTTGTTGCTGTGATAGGTGTTATAGCTTGTACTTGCTACTTAGTCCTGCAATTGAAGGGGTTAGGATATATCGTTTCTGCAACATCCTATGGGGTCATATCTTCTACAGCTGCCATTTGGGTTGGAGCATTTGGTGTTACCATTTTTGTAATGGTTTCCGGTATACACGGTTCTGCCAGGACAGCTATTTTGAAGGATATTCTGATTCTTGGCATTGTTGTATTTTTAGGAGTTTATTTCCCACTTCATTATTATGGCGGTATTCAACCTATGTATGAGGCTATTGAACAGGCAAAGCCGAACTATACCATACTTCCAGATCAGGGAATGAGTGTTTCATGGTATATATCGACCGTTGTATTAAGCTCTATTGGATTTTATATGTGGCCGCACGGGTTTTCTCCTATTTATGCTGCCTCTAGCGAGAAAGCCCTACGAAAAAATGCAATCCTAATGCCAATGTACCAATTGATTTTATTGTTTGCCTTTTTTGTTGGATTTGCAGCTATCTTACAGACGCCTGGATTAAAAGGAGGCGAAGCCGACCTTATCCTGCTGCAGCTTTCTAAACAGGATTTTGATCCATGGTTTGTGGGCTTAATTGGTGGCACTGGCGTATTAGCCGCCCTAGTGCCAAGTTCCATGCTGTTGATGTCTATATCAACATTGCTGGCGAAGAATGTTTATAGCGTATTCACTCCATCGGCAACGGAAAATCAAATTGCAAAACTGGTAAAATACTTGGTTCCCCTTATTTCACTTGTAGGGATTTACTTGACCTTTAAAGGTGGAAACACCCTCTTTAGTCTCGCTTTAATCGCTTATAATTTCATTACACAACTTGCTCCTGCATTTTTCGCAAGTTTGATGAGAAAGAATTTTGTAACCAAACATGGAGCATTTGCCGGGATTATAACAGGAGGAGTGCTGGTCTCTATTATGGAACTAGGGAACATAAAAATCGGTCAACTGTTTCCTTATCTTCCGCAAGCTATTAAAGACTTGAATGTAGGAATTATCGCCCTACTTGTTAATATCGTAGTCTTGGTGGTTGTAAGCCTGATGACAAAAAACATAAATTATAATCATCAAGGTACCGATAATTTGGAGACAACAACGGTAGGGCATAAGGTATCAATACAAAAAGAGTCAAATAGCTAA